In Leptospira bourretii, a genomic segment contains:
- a CDS encoding ribonuclease D yields MTQKRSTIKPVVLQGDLNEDFFEAFKKDDRLAVDCEMMGLNPRRDRLCVVQISDSKNKVALVQILPGQKEAPHIQKLFESKEITKIFHYARMDMTFLRARLGIKVQNVFCTKIGSKLARTYTDKHGLKELIREFFEENIDKKNQSSDWGKKILTKDQVDYASTDVRFLIALESILTEMMIRENRFALAERCFGFLETQVELDLLEVPNLFEH; encoded by the coding sequence ATGACCCAAAAACGTTCAACTATAAAACCTGTCGTCCTCCAGGGTGACCTGAACGAAGATTTTTTTGAAGCCTTCAAAAAGGATGACCGGTTGGCCGTGGACTGTGAAATGATGGGACTCAATCCTAGAAGGGATAGACTCTGCGTCGTACAAATTTCCGATTCTAAAAATAAAGTCGCTCTCGTTCAAATTCTTCCTGGCCAAAAAGAAGCCCCGCACATCCAAAAATTATTTGAATCCAAAGAGATCACTAAGATCTTCCATTATGCTCGAATGGACATGACCTTTTTACGTGCAAGACTCGGGATCAAAGTGCAAAATGTATTCTGCACTAAAATTGGAAGTAAACTTGCTCGAACTTATACCGACAAACATGGGTTAAAAGAACTCATTCGTGAATTTTTTGAAGAAAACATCGATAAAAAAAATCAAAGTTCGGATTGGGGAAAAAAGATCCTTACCAAAGACCAAGTAGACTATGCATCGACAGATGTTCGGTTTTTGATTGCTCTTGAATCCATCCTAACGGAGATGATGATCCGCGAAAATAGGTTTGCACTAGCTGAGCGTTGTTTTGGATTTTTAGAAACACAAGTGGAACTTGATCTTTTAGAAGTGCCTAATCTTTTCGAACACTGA
- a CDS encoding glycoside hydrolase family 36 protein, translating to MKIQYRVHNSVTISNFLPVKAGVYQSECKKFELLLPSTTDQKSGTVLSPKLIWREPTRPEVGFSVDHLELELSLLPEGNGYSLFQHGYQSWSISRKVESTSVDKPPFLSFLQYSQENIYSKHESKVGKFISEYLALVFNRETGNGVLYAPIEQGEFGTKFEIVFGESGNITSVKVVYDVHCLPDLRPNTKLSIAKIKVLTFKGNPEIKLAKYFEELGKKEGPGNLPKKVPTGWCSWYYYYTKIDQKTILDNLTKVRELNLPFEFFQIDDGYQKEIGDWLVPNDKFPGGMRILADEIKRVGLKPGIWLAPFLVRKKSEFFRKYPEAILKDQNGKPVPAIYQPLWGRGYTYALDITHPTALAYIEKVFSTLVKEWGYPYLKLDFLYAGLLPGDVYNKSLSPQARYRNALELIRKVVGKNTFLLGCGAPMLPSVGIFDGMRISCDVAPFWYPEKLRVFLKDRDALCTRTALINDITRSSMHRHLWLNDPDCLLVRKKRNKMNEAQTKLMASVMAVSGGMLLVSDDLTKLETDRLDLLKKAFQLNRECQAYTPIPIGIFEEEFPTAMYNPAGYLGIWNPTEEERTIQVAIPQGLKTKEPFLDFWTGTMVNLRMIGGHFEITLPAFGSVVVSV from the coding sequence ATGAAAATTCAATACAGAGTTCATAATTCCGTCACCATTTCTAACTTTCTTCCTGTAAAGGCAGGGGTTTACCAATCCGAATGTAAAAAATTCGAACTTTTATTACCTTCCACTACGGATCAAAAATCAGGTACAGTCCTCAGTCCCAAACTCATTTGGAGAGAACCGACAAGACCCGAAGTAGGATTTTCTGTAGATCATTTGGAACTAGAATTGTCCCTACTCCCTGAAGGGAACGGATATTCTCTTTTCCAACATGGATACCAATCCTGGTCCATCTCTAGAAAAGTCGAAAGTACATCCGTCGACAAACCACCTTTTTTATCTTTTTTACAATACTCGCAAGAGAATATTTATTCAAAACATGAATCAAAGGTCGGAAAGTTTATATCAGAATACCTTGCTCTTGTTTTTAATAGGGAAACTGGAAATGGTGTTTTGTATGCGCCCATCGAACAGGGAGAATTCGGAACTAAATTTGAAATTGTCTTTGGAGAATCCGGCAACATAACGTCCGTTAAAGTTGTTTACGATGTTCATTGTTTACCCGACCTTCGTCCCAATACAAAACTCAGCATCGCAAAAATCAAAGTCCTAACGTTTAAAGGAAATCCAGAAATCAAACTGGCCAAATACTTTGAAGAGTTAGGAAAAAAAGAAGGCCCAGGAAACTTACCAAAAAAAGTTCCGACTGGTTGGTGTTCTTGGTATTATTATTATACAAAAATTGACCAAAAAACAATTTTAGACAATTTAACAAAAGTTAGAGAATTAAATTTACCTTTTGAGTTCTTTCAGATTGATGATGGATACCAAAAAGAAATTGGAGATTGGTTAGTTCCAAACGATAAGTTTCCAGGAGGGATGAGAATCCTTGCTGATGAAATCAAAAGAGTGGGACTCAAACCAGGGATTTGGCTTGCTCCTTTCCTTGTTCGAAAAAAATCAGAATTCTTTCGCAAATATCCTGAAGCCATCCTCAAAGACCAAAATGGAAAACCGGTTCCTGCCATTTACCAACCACTTTGGGGAAGAGGTTATACCTATGCTCTTGATATCACACACCCAACGGCATTGGCTTATATAGAAAAAGTTTTTTCTACCCTTGTCAAAGAATGGGGATATCCTTATTTAAAATTGGATTTTCTTTATGCTGGTTTACTTCCTGGCGATGTGTATAACAAAAGTTTATCGCCGCAAGCTCGTTATAGAAATGCATTAGAACTCATTCGTAAAGTTGTTGGGAAAAACACATTTTTACTCGGATGTGGAGCACCCATGTTGCCATCAGTAGGAATTTTTGATGGAATGCGTATCTCTTGTGATGTGGCACCATTTTGGTATCCTGAAAAACTTCGTGTATTCTTAAAAGACAGAGATGCACTTTGTACAAGAACCGCCCTCATCAACGATATCACTCGTTCCTCGATGCACAGACATCTATGGTTAAACGACCCTGATTGTTTACTCGTTCGTAAAAAAAGAAACAAAATGAACGAAGCACAAACCAAACTGATGGCTTCCGTCATGGCTGTGTCAGGTGGGATGTTACTAGTTTCAGATGATTTGACAAAATTAGAAACAGACCGTTTGGATCTTTTAAAAAAGGCCTTCCAACTCAACAGAGAATGCCAGGCATATACACCGATACCAATCGGAATTTTTGAAGAAGAATTCCCTACGGCCATGTACAATCCAGCAGGTTATCTTGGAATTTGGAATCCAACAGAAGAAGAACGCACCATTCAGGTGGCCATCCCACAAGGACTAAAAACCAAGGAGCCTTTTTTGGACTTCTGGACAGGAACAATGGTAAACCTTCGAATGATTGGTGGTCACTTTGAAATCACATTGCCTGCTTTTGGGTCTGTGGTTGTTTCAGTTTAA
- a CDS encoding putative lipoprotein — protein MFKHLSIVSVIAVLISFNNCSILDSASGSVSRLGVSVSDSASALVKSVSNSISSISDSGKEKAMNEYKEDIIASVALQIRYENQKQELENQLSLIAKSHGVVAWRSNSATYIAIGQGLKQANLSPSEMKIVAEDVAKQNVTVAKLILNGYNL, from the coding sequence ATGTTCAAACATTTGAGTATAGTTTCCGTCATTGCGGTACTAATTTCATTTAACAATTGTTCCATTTTGGATTCTGCTTCTGGTAGCGTTAGCCGATTAGGAGTTTCTGTTTCTGACTCTGCTTCTGCACTAGTGAAATCAGTTTCTAATAGCATTTCTTCTATTTCTGATAGCGGAAAAGAAAAAGCAATGAACGAATACAAAGAGGATATCATTGCAAGTGTAGCATTACAAATTCGTTACGAAAACCAAAAACAAGAACTTGAAAACCAACTTTCTTTGATTGCAAAATCTCACGGTGTCGTTGCTTGGAGATCAAACAGCGCAACTTACATTGCGATTGGACAAGGATTAAAACAAGCAAATCTTTCTCCATCTGAGATGAAAATCGTAGCGGAAGACGTAGCAAAACAAAATGTTACTGTCGCAAAACTAATCTTAAACGGGTACAATCTATAA
- a CDS encoding dolichyl-phosphate-mannose--protein mannosyltransferase → MKTAFLFFPYLFLLVCQFLPNKPWFFPANSLVYIGIAIFFIFLQSVVLYGKTKGLVFFKNLEQYKYPDWIFAFFFFVCLVLFPIRNMDWGDGLLLLETNLLETKLFGFQFTLDEILETVLHSLVSNFLSNLGFTDDPRISYTFLSQLAGICVIFGFLWAARENLKSNSLSILILLSSGGILLNFGYAENYTLVTANHLFLYIFVSKFAKNPKDNDLLLYGATALVAISMLFHLVSGYLVLLLVYLWYFHSPKEKKIKHLIVCSFIGFSILLPWFLYFLFLHDPSIDRNSTHLIHPPFYPRNRLISLNHIKEILSVLYWNVSIPSLFLLYQFLFSRTEWKQFLRRPESKVTVVAIFAFFLHGFFHNPQLGFPADWDLMGFYWLPITFLTHQFWIQSKEIHFEWIPVFLFGTVVVLVSAVNLNKTNPKKEILWEVTKTTIHSYVEENKIYINTLSKDDKKFFAKGDFLFYKGQVITKQLCDFPEKLDIIREMNAHRTNWKKGFEDGRFQSKDVLNQFLTEATKTNIKYIKSLEVNRICHPQL, encoded by the coding sequence ATGAAAACAGCATTTTTATTTTTCCCTTATCTATTCCTTTTGGTTTGCCAATTTTTACCTAACAAACCTTGGTTTTTTCCAGCAAACTCCCTAGTTTACATTGGCATTGCCATCTTTTTCATTTTTCTCCAATCCGTAGTTCTTTATGGAAAAACGAAGGGGCTCGTTTTTTTCAAAAATTTGGAACAATATAAATATCCCGATTGGATTTTTGCGTTTTTTTTCTTTGTCTGTTTGGTTTTATTTCCAATTCGTAATATGGATTGGGGTGATGGACTGCTTCTTTTAGAAACCAATCTTTTAGAAACCAAACTATTTGGGTTTCAATTCACCTTAGATGAAATTCTAGAAACCGTCCTTCATAGCCTAGTTTCCAATTTTTTATCAAATTTGGGTTTTACCGATGACCCAAGAATTTCTTATACTTTTTTATCCCAACTAGCAGGAATTTGTGTGATTTTTGGTTTTTTATGGGCAGCCAGAGAAAATTTAAAATCAAATTCTTTATCAATACTCATCTTACTTTCGTCAGGTGGTATATTGCTAAACTTCGGTTATGCAGAAAACTATACTCTTGTAACAGCAAACCATTTATTTCTCTATATTTTTGTCTCAAAATTTGCAAAAAACCCGAAAGACAATGATTTATTGTTATACGGTGCAACTGCTTTGGTTGCGATATCTATGTTATTTCATTTGGTATCAGGATATTTGGTACTTCTTTTGGTTTATCTTTGGTATTTTCATTCCCCAAAAGAAAAAAAAATCAAACATTTGATTGTCTGTAGTTTCATCGGATTTTCTATCCTTCTTCCTTGGTTTTTGTATTTTTTATTTTTGCATGATCCATCCATCGATAGAAATAGCACTCATTTAATCCATCCTCCATTTTATCCGAGAAATCGATTGATTTCTTTAAACCACATCAAGGAAATCCTTTCTGTTTTGTATTGGAACGTGTCCATTCCTTCCTTATTTTTACTGTATCAATTCCTCTTCTCACGAACTGAGTGGAAACAATTTCTCAGAAGACCTGAGTCAAAAGTCACTGTTGTTGCTATATTCGCTTTTTTTCTCCATGGATTTTTCCATAACCCACAGTTAGGTTTTCCTGCGGATTGGGACTTAATGGGTTTTTATTGGTTACCCATTACCTTTCTAACTCATCAATTTTGGATCCAATCAAAAGAGATCCACTTTGAATGGATTCCTGTTTTTTTATTTGGGACAGTGGTTGTTCTTGTTTCCGCGGTGAATTTAAATAAAACAAATCCAAAAAAAGAAATTTTATGGGAAGTAACAAAAACAACAATTCATAGTTATGTGGAAGAAAATAAAATCTATATCAACACTCTTTCCAAAGATGATAAAAAGTTTTTTGCAAAGGGCGATTTTTTATTCTATAAAGGACAAGTCATCACAAAACAACTTTGTGATTTTCCTGAAAAATTAGATATCATTCGTGAAATGAACGCACATAGAACCAATTGGAAAAAAGGATTTGAAGATGGTCGGTTTCAATCCAAAGACGTACTGAACCAGTTTCTAACAGAAGCAACTAAAACAAATATAAAATATATTAAATCTCTAGAAGTAAATAGGATATGTCATCCGCAGCTTTAG
- a CDS encoding SpoIIE family protein phosphatase, whose product MSEYSFKPEILIIDDDTEICETLELIINGLGYFVRYFTNPLQGLEYFEAERNPIVFLDVNMPHTSGLDLLPKIKTYDSKTQVLMMTGEHDIQTVVSSLYHRASDFILKPFHTKSIEAAISRAFEYYNFLKDKESMDESIKRDLRLAAKIQSKTMNLPQISHTIFADIKPVSFVSGDFFQVLPLDEDRTLILMGDIEGHGVTSGLIAILMTTIHKELARTTTVAPSELLVRLNGELCNAIGTHSMTAISIVVDHPKKKITYARGGHPFPIVFQKESRAPLILQDQSGQILGILKEMEFAENEIQVETGDVLFLYSDGLLASSTHPLVQTLIQLPGGTNRIDSMKTEITNYIQYLESSSKAADDISYLLLEI is encoded by the coding sequence ATGTCCGAGTATTCTTTTAAACCTGAGATCCTAATCATTGACGATGACACAGAAATCTGTGAAACTTTAGAACTTATTATCAATGGATTGGGTTACTTCGTTCGGTATTTTACCAATCCATTGCAAGGTTTGGAATACTTTGAAGCAGAACGAAATCCAATCGTCTTTTTGGATGTCAATATGCCGCATACATCTGGGTTGGACCTGTTACCAAAAATCAAAACTTATGATTCCAAAACCCAAGTTCTAATGATGACAGGGGAACACGATATTCAAACCGTTGTTTCTTCACTTTATCATAGAGCCTCCGATTTTATTCTAAAACCCTTCCATACAAAATCGATTGAAGCAGCAATTTCAAGAGCATTTGAATATTATAATTTTTTGAAAGATAAGGAATCGATGGATGAGTCCATCAAAAGGGATCTTCGGTTGGCTGCAAAAATCCAGTCAAAAACAATGAACCTTCCCCAGATCAGTCACACGATTTTTGCTGATATCAAACCTGTAAGTTTTGTTTCAGGAGATTTTTTTCAAGTTTTGCCTTTGGATGAAGATCGTACTTTAATTTTAATGGGTGATATTGAAGGCCATGGAGTAACTTCTGGCCTCATTGCCATTTTGATGACAACGATACATAAAGAATTGGCAAGAACCACAACGGTTGCTCCTTCTGAATTGTTAGTCCGGTTGAATGGAGAACTTTGTAATGCCATCGGAACTCATAGTATGACAGCGATTAGTATTGTTGTGGACCATCCGAAGAAAAAAATCACCTACGCGAGAGGTGGTCATCCATTCCCGATTGTATTTCAAAAAGAAAGTCGCGCCCCATTGATTTTACAAGACCAATCAGGACAAATTTTAGGAATTTTGAAAGAAATGGAATTTGCTGAAAATGAAATCCAAGTGGAAACAGGAGATGTTCTTTTTTTATATTCCGATGGACTTCTTGCTTCTAGCACACATCCGCTGGTTCAAACTTTGATCCAACTTCCTGGTGGAACCAATCGTATTGACAGCATGAAAACAGAGATCACAAACTATATTCAATATTTAGAATCCTCTTCTAAAGCTGCGGATGACATATCCTATTTACTTCTAGAGATTTAA
- a CDS encoding histone deacetylase family protein — MASNALALIYHSSYNLELPGHVFPAHKYSHLYNRVKRDPVYASWDILLPKKAEEADLELVHTKEYLDDLFSYEHTSRTMYSELPLNRSIVESFMYGVGGTMMAAELSKTSRFAFNMGGGYHHSFPDKAEGFCYLNDVAIAIRKQKETNPELNALIIDLDLHQGNGNSYIFQYDDKVFTFSMHQGNLYPKKEVSNLDVNLEPNTKDDEYLSTLETSLNQIRKDFDSNIIYYVAGADPYEDDSLGELKVSMKGLKERDLMVRKFAESLNVPCVVTLAGGYARDFRDTVEIHFNTITAFGEK; from the coding sequence ATGGCATCTAATGCACTCGCTCTTATCTACCACTCTTCGTACAATCTCGAATTGCCGGGTCATGTGTTCCCGGCACATAAGTATTCTCATCTTTATAATCGTGTGAAAAGGGATCCTGTTTATGCATCTTGGGACATTTTGCTCCCAAAAAAAGCAGAAGAGGCAGATTTAGAACTCGTTCATACAAAAGAATACTTAGACGATTTGTTTAGTTACGAACATACTTCGCGAACAATGTATTCAGAACTTCCACTTAATCGAAGTATTGTGGAAAGTTTTATGTATGGTGTGGGTGGAACAATGATGGCTGCAGAACTCTCAAAAACTTCGCGATTTGCTTTTAATATGGGCGGCGGTTACCACCATAGTTTCCCGGACAAAGCAGAAGGGTTTTGTTATTTGAATGATGTAGCAATTGCTATACGAAAACAAAAAGAAACAAATCCAGAATTAAATGCGCTTATCATTGACTTGGATTTGCACCAAGGTAATGGGAATTCTTATATTTTTCAATATGATGACAAAGTTTTCACATTTTCGATGCACCAAGGTAATCTTTACCCAAAAAAAGAAGTATCTAACTTAGATGTGAACTTAGAACCGAACACAAAAGATGATGAATATTTGTCTACATTAGAAACATCCTTAAATCAAATCCGAAAAGATTTTGATTCCAATATAATTTATTATGTTGCAGGAGCTGATCCTTATGAAGATGATTCTCTTGGAGAATTAAAAGTTTCAATGAAAGGATTAAAAGAAAGAGATTTGATGGTTCGCAAATTTGCAGAGTCGTTGAACGTTCCATGTGTTGTGACACTTGCCGGTGGTTACGCTCGTGACTTTCGTGATACAGTTGAAATCCATTTTAATACAATTACGGCATTCGGTGAAAAATAA
- the pyk gene encoding pyruvate kinase has translation MPEDDKIPNKRTKIICTIGPASANRETILNLIYSGMDLARMNFSHSTHDYHKEIFELLRECEQESGKSIGILADLQGPKIRTGKLGTGPLELKSGDQIAINNKSDFLGTSEEIGCTYQYILNDIDVGHKLLIDDGKLSFVVKSKTKEKAVLETVIGGTLKDNKGINLPGTPISAPALSEKDIEDLQFALSLGVDYIALSFVRRASDLEMARQFMKDSYAGLIAKIERPEAIQNIEEIIENCDGIMIARGDLGVELDTQYVPIIQKEMITKLNQQGKPVITATQMLETMIDNPRPTRAEASDVANAVMDGTDAVMLSGETASGKYPIETVRTMTSIIQAAEESEIYLSHLRNMDRTEFEVERTALGSAAESISRLINAKAIINFTRSGYSSLLSSEFRPSKPIYSFTPFLGTARKMQLYWGVEAYVMPMMDKFPDMIAFMSKTLKSEGKLKSGDTVVILSGAPGSVAQTVDFIQIHRIK, from the coding sequence ATGCCGGAAGACGACAAAATCCCGAACAAACGCACAAAAATCATCTGTACCATTGGCCCTGCCTCAGCTAATCGCGAAACCATACTAAATCTAATTTATTCAGGAATGGATTTGGCACGGATGAACTTTTCCCATTCTACCCATGATTACCACAAAGAAATCTTCGAGTTATTACGTGAATGTGAGCAAGAATCAGGTAAGTCAATTGGCATCCTTGCGGACTTACAAGGTCCAAAAATCAGAACTGGCAAATTAGGCACGGGACCTTTGGAACTCAAATCGGGTGACCAAATTGCGATCAATAACAAGTCCGATTTCCTTGGAACAAGCGAAGAAATTGGATGCACTTACCAATACATCTTAAATGACATTGATGTGGGGCACAAACTTTTGATTGATGACGGCAAACTTTCGTTTGTTGTAAAATCCAAAACAAAAGAAAAAGCAGTTTTAGAAACCGTTATTGGAGGAACCTTAAAAGATAATAAAGGGATTAATCTTCCAGGAACTCCCATTTCCGCCCCTGCTCTTTCTGAAAAAGACATCGAAGATTTACAATTCGCTTTATCTCTCGGCGTCGATTACATTGCTTTATCATTTGTTCGGCGAGCCAGTGATTTAGAGATGGCAAGACAATTTATGAAAGATAGTTATGCCGGACTCATTGCAAAAATTGAACGACCTGAAGCCATTCAGAATATTGAAGAAATCATTGAAAACTGCGATGGGATCATGATTGCAAGAGGAGACTTAGGTGTGGAGTTAGACACACAATATGTTCCTATCATCCAAAAAGAAATGATCACAAAACTAAACCAACAGGGAAAACCTGTGATCACCGCCACACAAATGTTAGAAACTATGATTGATAACCCACGTCCCACTCGTGCAGAAGCAAGTGATGTTGCCAATGCTGTTATGGATGGAACAGATGCTGTCATGTTATCTGGGGAAACAGCTTCCGGAAAATATCCAATAGAAACTGTTAGAACCATGACAAGTATCATCCAAGCTGCTGAAGAATCAGAAATCTATTTATCTCATTTAAGAAATATGGATAGAACAGAGTTTGAAGTAGAACGAACCGCACTTGGGAGCGCTGCTGAATCTATTTCAAGATTGATCAATGCAAAGGCGATTATCAATTTTACAAGATCAGGATATTCATCTCTACTATCATCTGAGTTTCGACCTTCAAAACCAATTTATTCATTCACACCATTTTTAGGTACAGCAAGAAAGATGCAGTTGTATTGGGGTGTAGAAGCTTATGTGATGCCGATGATGGATAAATTTCCTGATATGATTGCCTTTATGAGCAAAACTCTAAAATCTGAAGGTAAGTTAAAATCGGGAGATACTGTTGTGATTCTATCAGGTGCACCCGGATCGGTCGCACAAACTGTTGATTTTATTCAAATTCATAGAATCAAATAA
- a CDS encoding NAD(P)/FAD-dependent oxidoreductase, with protein sequence MKKKPKIAIIGAGASGCFAALQIEAELEGLCEIQIFEKSKEPLSKLRISGGGRCNVTHNLFDPELLSDRYPRGNKELRWAFESFGPKNTIDWFGKRGVALKAEADGRMFPTTDSSDTIIQCFLNELKSKKIPIHFEQGLVGIYVNSESDPSLGFRILWEGGLEDTFDFVVIATGSNRKVWNILEKLGHKIIPPVPSLFTLTLENTDIMELTGLVVPFTEIKVLPKGKPQKGPILVTHWGLSGPAALRLSAWEARNLFEEDYKVDLSINWIGGEKTQTIEEIYLSKKEKSPAEKLTPDPDWKLPSRFWEWVLKETNIQPNKRYSDISKSEIRNLSLNLTQTKLRMVAKGVFKEEFVTAGGVSRKDIQFQTMESKQTPGLFFTGEVIDVDGITGGFNFQNAWTTATIAARGIRKAVVI encoded by the coding sequence TTGAAAAAAAAACCAAAAATTGCCATTATCGGTGCAGGTGCCTCAGGTTGTTTTGCTGCACTACAGATTGAAGCTGAGTTAGAAGGTTTATGTGAAATCCAAATTTTTGAAAAATCAAAAGAACCACTTTCTAAACTTCGGATTTCCGGTGGTGGACGATGTAATGTAACCCATAATCTTTTTGATCCAGAACTTCTTTCGGATCGTTACCCGAGGGGAAATAAAGAACTGCGATGGGCTTTCGAAAGTTTTGGACCCAAAAATACAATCGATTGGTTTGGGAAAAGGGGAGTGGCCCTGAAAGCAGAAGCAGACGGTCGTATGTTTCCTACTACAGATTCTTCAGACACCATCATCCAATGTTTTTTAAACGAATTAAAATCCAAAAAAATTCCAATTCATTTCGAACAAGGGTTAGTTGGTATTTATGTAAATTCAGAATCAGATCCTTCCCTTGGATTTCGAATTCTTTGGGAGGGTGGTCTGGAAGATACTTTTGATTTTGTTGTCATTGCAACTGGTTCCAACAGGAAAGTTTGGAACATTCTTGAAAAATTAGGACATAAAATCATACCTCCAGTTCCTTCCCTTTTCACTTTGACTTTGGAAAATACAGATATTATGGAACTTACTGGTCTTGTGGTTCCTTTTACTGAAATCAAAGTTTTGCCCAAAGGCAAACCACAGAAAGGACCAATTCTTGTTACCCATTGGGGTTTGAGTGGTCCTGCCGCTTTACGGTTGTCGGCTTGGGAAGCCCGAAATTTATTTGAAGAAGATTACAAAGTCGATTTGTCTATCAATTGGATTGGAGGGGAAAAAACTCAAACCATTGAAGAAATTTACCTTTCTAAAAAAGAAAAATCGCCTGCAGAAAAATTGACTCCAGACCCGGATTGGAAACTCCCTTCCCGCTTTTGGGAATGGGTATTGAAAGAAACTAATATCCAACCAAATAAACGTTATTCAGATATTTCCAAGTCGGAAATTCGAAATTTGAGTCTTAATCTAACACAAACTAAATTAAGAATGGTCGCAAAAGGTGTTTTCAAAGAAGAGTTCGTAACAGCAGGCGGAGTTTCTAGAAAAGATATACAATTCCAAACCATGGAAAGTAAACAAACGCCTGGACTTTTTTTTACTGGTGAAGTAATCGATGTAGATGGAATTACTGGTGGGTTTAATTTTCAAAATGCCTGGACTACGGCGACCATCGCAGCCCGAGGCATTCGTAAAGCAGTTGTTATTTGA